A genomic segment from Luteolibacter ambystomatis encodes:
- a CDS encoding metallophosphoesterase yields the protein MAWTRRQFLFRLPCIGAGLAALDGFAVEPDWIEITRHDFSHLGVGKTIVHLTDTHYRRSDRGWLEGVLRTALDQKPDLICFTGDLVDGKNRKILREALEVMATLPVPLYGVIGNHDPDDAGTRALFRQAAKATGGMWLFNERLDLGKIVIEGTTGYFGLQPRHAKPRILLCHYPIVGDRPSGRPYELILSGHSHGGQCRLPGVAALYLPQGVGRYVAGHYDSPAGRLFVSRGIGTTGLPVRFACRPEMAVFRI from the coding sequence ATGGCTTGGACACGTCGGCAATTTCTGTTTCGCCTGCCCTGCATCGGTGCGGGTCTCGCAGCGCTGGATGGGTTTGCGGTGGAGCCGGATTGGATCGAGATCACCCGGCATGATTTCAGCCACCTGGGAGTGGGCAAAACCATCGTCCATTTGACGGACACTCACTATCGCCGCAGCGACAGAGGTTGGCTCGAAGGGGTGCTGCGCACCGCGCTCGACCAAAAGCCGGATCTGATCTGTTTCACAGGGGATCTGGTGGATGGGAAAAACCGCAAGATTCTGCGCGAGGCACTGGAGGTGATGGCCACGCTGCCGGTGCCGCTTTACGGGGTGATCGGAAATCACGATCCGGACGATGCAGGCACAAGAGCGCTTTTCCGGCAGGCGGCGAAGGCCACCGGTGGAATGTGGTTGTTCAATGAGCGGCTGGATTTGGGGAAGATCGTGATCGAGGGAACGACCGGCTATTTCGGCCTCCAGCCCCGTCATGCGAAGCCGCGCATCCTGCTGTGCCACTATCCGATCGTGGGAGATCGCCCGTCGGGCCGACCGTATGAGCTGATCCTCAGCGGCCATTCCCACGGCGGCCAGTGTCGTCTCCCCGGTGTGGCGGCCTTGTATCTGCCGCAGGGCGTGGGTCGCTATGTGGCGGGCCACTATGATTCTCCGGCGGGGAGGCTTTTCGTCAGCCGGGGGATCGGCACCACCGGACTGCCCGTACGCTTTGCCTGCCGTCCGGAGATGGCCGTGTTCCGAATTTGA
- a CDS encoding acetylxylan esterase, whose amino-acid sequence MTRMILAGVYAAMMGMAGAGTALPDPLTALDGTKIGNPAQWREKRRPELLELLTKQMYGRSPARPEKMKIEVFDRDPHALGDKATRIQMALYPNGDPKGPRMDLLVYVPNQAKGPVPAILALNFWGNQAIHTDPGIRITESWVEEKTSYVNLSAVKDHRALEGSRGINAKQWPVERILERGYALATMYREDIAPDHEPYFASGAQSLYPELQQGDDNFGTIAAWAWGLSRAMDALEKEPAIDAKRVGVLGWSRLGKAALWAGANDERFAAVYSHESGAGGAKLFHRGVGENIERLNRVFPHWFARSFRQYVGKDTELPFDQHLVMALVAPRPLYVASAIEDKNADPEGEFAGAKAAEPVFKLLGAGGLPAETWPAVGQPVLDGIIGYHVRPGGHDLTDHDWEQYLAFSDRQLKAR is encoded by the coding sequence ATGACGCGGATGATTCTGGCGGGAGTGTATGCGGCGATGATGGGAATGGCTGGGGCCGGGACGGCTCTGCCTGACCCCCTGACCGCGCTGGATGGCACGAAGATCGGGAACCCCGCGCAGTGGCGTGAGAAACGCCGGCCGGAGCTATTGGAACTTTTGACGAAGCAGATGTACGGACGCTCCCCCGCCCGGCCGGAGAAAATGAAGATCGAGGTGTTCGACCGCGACCCCCACGCCCTCGGAGACAAAGCCACCCGCATCCAGATGGCGCTCTATCCGAATGGCGACCCGAAAGGGCCGCGGATGGATTTGCTGGTCTATGTGCCGAATCAGGCCAAAGGCCCGGTCCCGGCGATCCTCGCGCTGAATTTCTGGGGGAATCAGGCCATCCACACCGATCCCGGCATCCGGATCACGGAGAGCTGGGTGGAGGAAAAAACCTCCTACGTGAATCTATCCGCCGTGAAGGACCACCGCGCGCTGGAGGGCTCCCGCGGCATCAATGCGAAGCAGTGGCCGGTGGAGCGCATCCTGGAACGCGGCTACGCACTGGCGACGATGTATCGTGAAGATATCGCGCCGGACCATGAGCCGTATTTTGCCTCCGGCGCACAGTCGCTCTATCCGGAACTCCAGCAGGGTGACGACAATTTTGGTACCATCGCGGCGTGGGCGTGGGGGTTGAGCCGGGCGATGGATGCCTTGGAGAAAGAGCCTGCGATCGATGCCAAGCGGGTGGGGGTGCTGGGCTGGTCCCGTCTGGGGAAGGCCGCCCTGTGGGCCGGGGCGAACGACGAGCGTTTCGCCGCCGTCTACAGCCATGAATCCGGTGCCGGTGGCGCGAAACTGTTCCATCGCGGGGTGGGCGAGAACATCGAGCGGCTGAACCGCGTTTTTCCGCACTGGTTCGCCCGCTCGTTCCGCCAGTATGTGGGGAAGGACACGGAACTGCCCTTCGACCAACATCTGGTGATGGCCTTGGTGGCTCCACGTCCTTTGTATGTCGCCAGCGCGATCGAGGACAAAAATGCCGATCCGGAAGGCGAGTTCGCGGGCGCGAAGGCTGCGGAGCCGGTTTTCAAGCTGCTCGGAGCGGGCGGGCTTCCTGCGGAAACCTGGCCTGCCGTTGGTCAGCCGGTGCTGGACGGGATCATCGGCTACCACGTGCGCCCGGGAGGCCACGATCTGACCGATCACGATTGGGAGCAGTATCTGGCGTTTTCCGACCGCCAGCTCAAAGCCCGCTGA